GTAGCGGCATCACGAAGTTGCCGAAGCCGCCCGTCAGCATAGGGATGATCACGAGCCACACCATCGCGGAGCCGTGAATCGAGTAGACCTCGTCGTACGTGTTGGCCGTCACGAAGCCGCCGTTTGCGTGCATCAACTGGATGCGGATGATCTCGGCGAGACATCCCGCAAGCACGAAGAAGACGAACGCCGTGATGATGTACTGGATGCCGATGATCTTGTGGTCGAGCGAAAAGATGTACTTTCGCACGAAACCTTGCGGCTCGGGATGAATGTGTTCGGCGATTCCACCGTGTTCTGCGATGACGGACATACCTTAGTGCTCCGGTTTTACTTCAACGTGTTGAGATACGCGACGAGGTTGGCGATGTCTTTGTTCGACAGCCCGTTTTGGGCCTGGTTCGGCATGTGCCCCATGCTGCCCGTGAATCCGTTCTGAAGGATCTTCGCGACGTCGGCCGGCGTCGCCTCATCGCCGTCGACGAGGTTCGGATGCGACGCATCGTGGAGAACGCCCCTCAAACCCGGTCCCACGATGCGCTGTTCGAACGGGCCCAGCGCGTGGCAGGCGCTGCATTTCTGCGAGAAGAGCGCGCGACCGGCCGCCACGTTACCGCCTGCGAGCGCGATCGTACCGGACGTCACCGTCGGCGGCGCGTTGCTGACGTGCGCGTTGCGCTGCTGCCAGTCATGGTACCACGCCAAGTATGCAGGCATGGGCTGCACGACCATCGTCTGCTTCTCCATCGTCGAGTGCCCGGTTCCGCAGAACTCCGTGCAGATGATCTGGTACCGCCCCACGCGGGTCGGCGTGAATCGGATCGTGTTGATCATGCCCGGAATCATGTCGGCTTTGAGACGCATGTCGGGAACCCAAAACGAGTGGATCACGTCGTCCGACGTCAGGTTGAGCGTCACCGGCATGTTGACCGGAAGGTGCATCGCGTCCGTCACTTCGCCGTTGACGTTGGGGTAGCGGAACGTGAAGTACCACTGCCGCCCGATCGATTCGACGACCAAGCCATTCGTCGGCTGAACCTGGAGCACGTACCAAATCTTGATACTCAGGATCGACAACACGATGACGAAGAGCGTCGGCACGACGGTCCATGCGATCTCCAGCTTCGTGTTGTCGTGAACGTGCACGCCGAGCGCGTCGGGCGGATCGCCGCGCCGCCGGCGATAGGCGATCGCGAAATATATCACGTATCCCACGACGAACGTGTAGAGCACCGCGGCGGCCGACGCCATGAAGCGGAAA
Above is a genomic segment from Candidatus Dormiibacterota bacterium containing:
- the coxB gene encoding cytochrome c oxidase subunit II yields the protein METNKPGRGFWVTTAILAVISIAGALYFWLMPSVQPWLPPEGGHPGDQVDWLFRFMASAAAVLYTFVVGYVIYFAIAYRRRRGDPPDALGVHVHDNTKLEIAWTVVPTLFVIVLSILSIKIWYVLQVQPTNGLVVESIGRQWYFTFRYPNVNGEVTDAMHLPVNMPVTLNLTSDDVIHSFWVPDMRLKADMIPGMINTIRFTPTRVGRYQIICTEFCGTGHSTMEKQTMVVQPMPAYLAWYHDWQQRNAHVSNAPPTVTSGTIALAGGNVAAGRALFSQKCSACHALGPFEQRIVGPGLRGVLHDASHPNLVDGDEATPADVAKILQNGFTGSMGHMPNQAQNGLSNKDIANLVAYLNTLK